The nucleotide sequence TATCAAGAATTACCCGTGATTTTAGTAGGTACTGGAGCTGGAATAACATACGCTCCATCTGGTATGACACACTATAGCGTTGAGGATATAGCAATTGCATTATCTTTACCAAATTTAGACATATATTCACCTGCTAGTCCTCTTGAGACAAAATTAGCATTTGAAAATGCCCTAAAATCAAAAAATCCGAGTTATATAAGAATAGAAAAATCTGGCGAGATAGAAATACATAAAAACAATATAGATATAACAGATTTAAATTTCATTCAAACCGGCGGAACAGATCTGATAATAACTCATGGAAGCATAGTAAATGAGTGTTTAGGTATCTCTAATGTAAGCGTTGCAACTGCACCTTTTATAAACTCTACAAATAAGAAAATTATAGATCAAATATCTAAATTTAAAAATATTTTTGTAGTTGAAGAACATTTTAAATTTGGGGGTCTAGC is from Campylobacter fetus subsp. testudinum 03-427 and encodes:
- a CDS encoding transketolase, C-terminal subunit (Pfam match to PF02779.20 Transket_pyr), giving the protein MRNTLANEIYKYAAKNKDFFLISGDAGLGVWDEYQKEFPNQFINPGINEALCVGMAAGMALSGKKVVYYNIAPFVIMRPFEQVRNDICYQELPVILVGTGAGITYAPSGMTHYSVEDIAIALSLPNLDIYSPASPLETKLAFENALKSKNPSYIRIEKSGEIEIHKNNIDITDLNFIQTGGTDLIITHGSIVNECLGISNVSVATAPFINSTNKKIIDQISKFKNIFVVEEHFKFGGLATFLQSKIDKKIHPIGLKNHYIHEIGDRKFLRKLYGLDKSAIEKQIKDNI